A stretch of Paludisphaera borealis DNA encodes these proteins:
- a CDS encoding amidohydrolase has protein sequence MSRWLLTLLIAATACGRSRAADPPAPALSPIETWISERQEQLQRLYTDLHAHPELSFQEVETSRRIADELRKAGAKVTTGVGKLGVVGVIENGPGPVVLVRSDMDALPVTERTGLPYASQAKATDPLGRVVGVMHACGHDVHMTCLVGTANWLAEHKGDWSGTVVLIAQPAEETIGGARKMLDDGLYQRFPKPDFALALHCKADSPVGDVLYRPGPMLASSTSLNVTIRGKGGHGAMPHRTVDPIVLAALAILDFQTIVSREIEPIQPAVVTVGSIHGGEKHNIISDEVKLQLTLRSYSETVRLQLIEGIERRAKALAVAHKAPPPSVEVQEHTPATINRPELVARVTPFLKKALGDGHVQLVDPVMGAEDFALYAEGDVPIMMFWIGTVPPQRIEEAISKGVDLPGLHSSLYHPEPAGSIATGVRAMTAAVSGLLPPKPKP, from the coding sequence ATGTCGCGCTGGCTGCTCACTCTCCTGATCGCCGCCACGGCGTGCGGCCGCTCCCGCGCGGCCGATCCGCCGGCGCCCGCCCTCTCGCCCATCGAAACCTGGATCAGCGAACGCCAGGAACAGCTTCAACGGCTGTACACCGACCTGCACGCGCATCCGGAACTCTCGTTTCAAGAAGTCGAGACGTCCAGGCGGATCGCCGACGAGCTGAGAAAGGCGGGCGCGAAGGTCACCACCGGCGTCGGCAAGCTGGGCGTCGTCGGCGTCATCGAGAACGGGCCGGGGCCGGTCGTTTTGGTCCGATCCGACATGGACGCGCTGCCGGTGACCGAACGGACCGGCCTGCCCTACGCGAGCCAGGCCAAGGCGACCGACCCGTTGGGTCGCGTCGTCGGTGTAATGCACGCGTGCGGACACGACGTCCATATGACCTGCCTGGTCGGCACGGCGAACTGGCTCGCCGAGCACAAGGGCGATTGGTCGGGCACCGTCGTCCTGATCGCCCAGCCCGCGGAAGAGACCATCGGGGGGGCGAGAAAAATGCTCGACGACGGCCTCTATCAACGGTTCCCCAAGCCCGACTTCGCGCTCGCGCTGCACTGCAAGGCCGATTCCCCCGTGGGCGACGTGCTCTACCGCCCGGGGCCGATGCTCGCCAGCTCGACCTCGCTCAATGTGACGATCCGGGGCAAGGGCGGACACGGCGCCATGCCGCACCGGACCGTCGACCCCATCGTCCTGGCGGCCCTGGCGATCCTCGACTTCCAGACGATCGTCAGCCGGGAGATCGAGCCGATCCAGCCGGCCGTGGTCACCGTGGGATCGATCCACGGCGGCGAGAAGCACAACATCATTTCCGACGAGGTCAAGCTCCAGCTCACGCTCCGGTCCTATTCCGAAACGGTCCGCCTCCAACTCATCGAAGGGATCGAGCGCCGGGCCAAGGCTCTCGCCGTGGCCCACAAGGCCCCGCCTCCGTCGGTCGAAGTCCAGGAGCACACGCCGGCCACGATCAACCGCCCCGAGCTGGTCGCGCGGGTGACGCCGTTCCTCAAGAAGGCGCTGGGGGACGGCCACGTGCAACTCGTCGATCCCGTCATGGGCGCGGAAGACTTCGCGCTCTACGCGGAGGGAGACGTGCCGATCATGATGTTCTGGATCGGCACCGTTCCTCCCCAGCGGATCGAGGAGGCGATATCCAAGGGAGTCGACCTCCCGGGCCTGCACTCGTCCCTCTACCACCCCGAGCCCGCGGGGAGCATCGCCACCGGCGTTCGAGCGATGACCGCCGCCGTCTCGGGCCTCTTGCCACCGAAACCCAAGCCCTGA
- a CDS encoding tetratricopeptide repeat protein, producing MPTADELYDQAVDIRDKGDKPAAAAKLEEAVALDPGFSIGHGMLAKLYADLAEADKAIEHAKKVVELEPDDAFSYTALSVIYQRCGKIPEAEHAKALAWQKQMGAD from the coding sequence ATGCCAACCGCCGATGAACTTTACGATCAGGCCGTCGACATCCGCGACAAGGGCGACAAGCCCGCCGCCGCCGCCAAGCTGGAAGAGGCCGTCGCGCTTGATCCCGGTTTCTCCATCGGGCACGGCATGCTCGCCAAACTCTACGCCGACCTGGCCGAGGCCGACAAGGCCATCGAGCACGCCAAGAAGGTGGTCGAGCTCGAGCCCGACGACGCTTTCAGCTACACCGCCCTTTCGGTCATCTACCAGCGTTGCGGCAAGATCCCCGAGGCCGAGCACGCCAAGGCCCTCGCCTGGCAGAAGCAGATGGGCGCCGACTGA
- a CDS encoding alpha/beta fold hydrolase, translated as MLLAFTEQGSGPVVVLLHGFPLSRVMWAEQLKTLSESYRVIAPDLRGHGESPAPDAAYTMDLMADDVVELLDGLGVSEPVVVGGLSMGGYVALAMALKHPGRVRALMLIDTKAAADSPEAAQTREETAQAVLKAGNSGEVVAAMIPKLFGKSTLARHPDRVEPLKAEMEKTSASGVAGALRGMAIRPDRREQLAEIAVPTLVIVGEDDVIAPPAEARAMAEALPNGRLEVVSDAGHLAPYENPDAVDQAILGFLQGLN; from the coding sequence ATGTTGCTGGCGTTCACGGAACAGGGGAGCGGACCGGTCGTCGTCTTGCTCCACGGATTTCCGCTAAGCCGCGTCATGTGGGCCGAACAGCTCAAGACGTTGAGCGAATCGTACCGGGTGATCGCGCCCGACCTCCGAGGGCATGGCGAATCGCCCGCGCCGGACGCGGCCTACACGATGGATTTGATGGCGGACGACGTGGTCGAGTTGCTCGACGGCCTGGGCGTCAGCGAGCCGGTCGTGGTGGGCGGTCTGTCGATGGGGGGATACGTCGCGCTGGCGATGGCTCTCAAGCACCCCGGCCGGGTGCGGGCCCTGATGCTGATCGACACCAAGGCCGCGGCCGATTCGCCCGAAGCCGCGCAGACCCGCGAGGAGACCGCGCAGGCGGTCCTCAAGGCCGGGAATTCCGGCGAGGTGGTCGCGGCGATGATTCCCAAGCTGTTCGGCAAGTCCACTCTCGCGCGACATCCCGACCGGGTCGAGCCCTTGAAGGCCGAGATGGAGAAGACCTCGGCGTCGGGCGTCGCCGGCGCGCTGCGCGGCATGGCGATCCGTCCCGACCGTCGCGAGCAGCTCGCCGAGATCGCCGTGCCGACCCTCGTGATCGTCGGCGAGGACGACGTGATCGCCCCTCCCGCCGAGGCCCGCGCCATGGCCGAGGCGCTGCCGAACGGCCGGCTCGAAGTCGTCTCCGACGCCGGCCATCTCGCGCCCTACGAGAATCCCGATGCGGTCGACCAGGCGATCCTGGGGTTCTTGCAGGGGCTGAATTGA
- a CDS encoding ribonuclease D has product MSETRQESLIATPAGLQELIEHIQAEGRFGFDTEFVSEDTFEPVLCLIQVATRSRLAAVDPQAVGDLGGFWALVHDPAIDVVMHAAGEDMRICLMRTGSVPKRIFDVQIAAGLIGYSYPLSLVNLVSQVMRVSLAGSETRTDWRRRPLTPAQVRYALDDVRYLLELEDRLAAELARLGRTDWAEAEFADFLTSIEDRADEERWRRLPGLHQLNRRGLEAARKLSEWRESEARRQNRPMRQVMRDDLLVAIAKRQPANRRDLEALRDFNRPNLTSRANEILAAIEEARSTPDDALPELAPRHDDAPGASTVANLLAAALAQCCLENKVAGSLVAHTADLKHLIRWRQDGRPDSNRPALIEGWRGGLCGELLLDVLDGRRALRVVDPTSEFPVALEPVRTEEPS; this is encoded by the coding sequence ATGTCCGAGACGCGTCAAGAAAGCCTGATCGCCACGCCGGCCGGGCTCCAAGAGTTGATTGAACATATCCAGGCTGAAGGGCGATTCGGGTTCGACACCGAGTTCGTTTCGGAAGACACGTTCGAGCCGGTCCTCTGCCTGATCCAGGTCGCCACCCGCTCGCGGCTCGCGGCCGTCGACCCCCAGGCCGTCGGCGACCTCGGCGGCTTCTGGGCGTTGGTCCACGACCCCGCGATCGACGTGGTGATGCACGCCGCGGGCGAAGACATGCGGATCTGCCTGATGCGCACGGGCTCGGTGCCGAAGCGGATCTTCGACGTCCAGATCGCTGCGGGGCTCATCGGCTACAGCTATCCGCTCAGCCTGGTGAACCTCGTGAGCCAGGTGATGCGGGTTTCGCTCGCCGGCAGCGAGACCCGGACCGACTGGCGGCGCAGGCCGCTCACCCCCGCCCAGGTCCGCTACGCGCTCGACGACGTGCGGTATCTGCTGGAACTGGAAGATCGGCTGGCGGCCGAGCTGGCGCGGCTGGGCCGGACCGACTGGGCCGAGGCCGAATTCGCCGACTTCCTGACCTCGATCGAGGACCGGGCCGACGAGGAGCGTTGGCGGCGGCTGCCGGGCTTGCACCAGCTCAACCGCCGAGGGCTGGAGGCGGCGCGGAAGTTGTCGGAATGGCGCGAGTCCGAGGCGCGGCGGCAGAACCGGCCGATGCGTCAGGTGATGCGCGACGACCTGCTGGTGGCCATCGCCAAGCGACAGCCGGCCAACCGTCGCGACCTGGAAGCGCTCCGCGATTTCAATCGGCCGAACCTGACGAGCCGGGCCAACGAGATCCTGGCGGCGATCGAGGAGGCCCGATCCACGCCCGACGACGCTCTGCCCGAACTCGCCCCGCGTCACGACGACGCGCCCGGGGCGTCGACGGTCGCCAACTTGCTGGCGGCGGCCCTGGCCCAGTGCTGCCTCGAGAACAAGGTCGCCGGCTCGCTCGTGGCCCACACGGCCGACCTCAAGCACCTGATCCGCTGGCGGCAAGACGGGCGCCCCGACTCGAACCGGCCCGCGCTGATTGAAGGCTGGCGAGGCGGGTTGTGCGGCGAACTGCTGCTCGACGTCCTCGACGGCCGCCGCGCGCTGCGGGTGGTCGATCCGACGAGCGAGTTCCCCGTCGCCCTGGAACCGGTCCGAACCGAGGAGCCCTCCTGA
- a CDS encoding sugar phosphate isomerase/epimerase family protein — protein MSRTLSCFTNCYGPDGVWTAVGRIREAGIDHLELALRGHDFGGLVIPESVVVTEKADDATAQSFVDHLTRHGVKVSGCNVGGADIRTEDGVALTERRIRFAARWFAVPVCVSGAGKPADAVERKTVVSHLRRLGDTSASVGVVLALETHQGPTQNAEAMLALMAEVDHPYVRLNFDTGNIAYYNDGFDPCDELEKVKQFVRNVHVKDSRGKLEDWYFPAVGDGGAVDFARVRAILDSVGFEGPYTIEIEGIAGEPEPGLEGRQDRITRSAAHLRRCGYGD, from the coding sequence ATGTCGCGCACCCTGAGTTGCTTCACCAACTGCTACGGCCCCGACGGCGTCTGGACGGCCGTGGGACGGATTCGCGAGGCCGGGATCGACCACCTCGAACTGGCCCTTCGCGGTCACGACTTCGGCGGCCTGGTGATCCCCGAATCGGTCGTCGTCACCGAGAAGGCCGACGACGCGACGGCTCAATCGTTCGTCGATCACCTGACGCGGCACGGCGTCAAGGTCAGCGGCTGCAACGTCGGCGGCGCCGACATCCGGACCGAGGACGGCGTCGCATTGACCGAGCGCCGCATCCGGTTCGCGGCGAGGTGGTTCGCGGTCCCGGTCTGCGTCTCCGGCGCGGGCAAGCCCGCTGACGCCGTCGAGCGGAAGACCGTCGTGAGCCATCTCCGCCGGCTGGGCGACACGTCCGCGAGCGTCGGCGTCGTGCTGGCTCTGGAGACCCACCAGGGGCCGACCCAGAACGCTGAGGCGATGCTCGCCCTGATGGCCGAAGTCGACCACCCGTACGTCCGGCTCAACTTCGACACCGGCAACATCGCCTATTACAACGACGGCTTCGACCCTTGCGACGAGCTGGAGAAGGTCAAGCAGTTCGTGCGCAACGTCCACGTGAAGGACAGCCGCGGCAAGCTCGAAGACTGGTACTTCCCGGCCGTCGGCGACGGCGGAGCCGTCGATTTCGCCCGCGTCCGCGCGATCCTCGACTCCGTCGGCTTTGAAGGGCCGTACACGATTGAGATCGAAGGCATCGCCGGCGAACCCGAACCGGGATTGGAAGGTCGCCAGGATCGCATCACCCGCAGCGCAGCCCATCTCCGGAGGTGCGGATACGGCGACTGA
- a CDS encoding VOC family protein: MTSDEDARPIDPQVRIGHVHLKVADLERSLRFYCGVLGFQVTQRYGTQAAFVSAGGYHHHIGLNTWESLGGSPPPVGATGLYHVAILYPDRRTLADALRRLIAAAVPLDGASDHGVSEALYLRDPDHNGVELYWDRPQELWPRTAAGELAMFTRRLDLDGLLNEVEAEATAPEVEEGPRDL, encoded by the coding sequence GTGACCTCCGACGAAGACGCCCGCCCGATCGATCCCCAGGTCCGCATCGGCCACGTCCACCTGAAGGTCGCCGATCTGGAGCGGTCGCTCCGGTTCTACTGCGGCGTCCTGGGTTTCCAGGTCACGCAAAGGTATGGAACGCAGGCGGCGTTCGTGTCCGCAGGCGGCTATCATCACCACATCGGGCTGAACACCTGGGAGAGCCTCGGCGGGTCGCCGCCGCCTGTCGGGGCCACGGGGCTCTACCATGTCGCCATCCTCTATCCCGACCGGAGGACGCTCGCCGACGCCCTCCGGCGTCTCATCGCCGCAGCCGTCCCGCTCGACGGGGCCAGCGATCACGGCGTCAGCGAGGCGCTCTACCTGCGTGACCCGGACCATAACGGGGTGGAACTTTACTGGGATCGACCGCAAGAACTGTGGCCACGTACGGCAGCGGGAGAGTTGGCGATGTTCACACGTCGGCTCGACCTCGACGGTTTGCTGAACGAGGTCGAAGCGGAAGCGACCGCCCCTGAAGTCGAAGAGGGACCACGAGATTTGTAG
- a CDS encoding DUF6933 domain-containing protein, whose product MIFRLSHKLNSKIKAGPLPTRPLAENPLADWSSHLFVADRTQYILLSNTKSLYSTVTYGKGITDDARFIERALSSLRESMEDDGQAFVHRRFIAPASGTIRFARAFDRSVTGSMNELIVQATALLGEGELSPFDVGFRLNDVLLSALAGSGKKYGTPREAFKSMTSGFE is encoded by the coding sequence TTGATCTTCCGCCTCTCCCACAAGCTGAACTCGAAGATCAAGGCCGGGCCGCTCCCCACCCGACCCCTCGCCGAGAATCCGTTGGCGGACTGGTCGTCGCATCTGTTCGTCGCCGACCGGACGCAGTACATCCTCCTGAGCAACACCAAGTCGCTCTACTCGACCGTGACGTACGGCAAGGGGATCACGGACGACGCACGATTCATCGAGCGAGCCCTGAGCAGCCTGCGGGAATCCATGGAGGACGACGGTCAGGCGTTCGTCCACCGACGCTTCATCGCCCCGGCGAGCGGCACGATCCGGTTCGCCAGGGCGTTCGATCGTTCCGTCACGGGTTCGATGAACGAATTGATCGTCCAAGCGACGGCCCTGCTGGGCGAGGGCGAGCTTTCGCCGTTCGACGTCGGATTCCGGCTCAACGACGTCCTGCTCTCGGCGCTTGCTGGGAGCGGAAAGAAGTATGGCACGCCACGAGAGGCGTTCAAGAGCATGACCAGCGGTTTCGAGTGA
- a CDS encoding RNA 2'-phosphotransferase — MSPRSTKVSKYLAKHLRHAPSEIGLTLQPGGWVAVDDLLRAAGENGFPITYDELVECVETNDKRRYSFDETGDVIRASQGHSVEVDLQLEEREPPEVLYHGTVDRFLPSILSVGLNKGKRHHVHLSKDFETARKVGARRGGPVVLTVDAGRMHRDGHEFFLSANGVWLTDAVPPEYVTKT, encoded by the coding sequence ATGTCGCCGAGATCGACGAAGGTCAGCAAGTACCTGGCGAAGCACCTGCGGCACGCCCCCAGCGAAATCGGCCTGACGCTCCAGCCCGGCGGATGGGTGGCGGTGGACGACCTCCTTAGGGCCGCCGGGGAAAACGGATTCCCGATCACCTATGACGAACTGGTCGAGTGCGTCGAGACGAACGACAAGAGGCGATACTCGTTCGACGAGACCGGCGACGTGATCCGGGCCAGCCAGGGGCACAGCGTCGAGGTGGACCTGCAACTTGAGGAGCGAGAGCCCCCCGAGGTGCTCTATCACGGGACGGTCGATCGGTTCCTGCCGTCGATCCTGTCCGTGGGCCTGAACAAGGGGAAGCGGCATCACGTCCACCTCTCGAAGGACTTCGAGACCGCCAGGAAGGTCGGTGCCAGGCGGGGCGGGCCGGTGGTCCTGACGGTCGATGCCGGGCGGATGCATCGGGACGGCCACGAGTTCTTCCTGTCGGCCAACGGCGTGTGGCTGACGGACGCCGTGCCGCCCGAATACGTGACCAAGACATAG
- a CDS encoding YbhB/YbcL family Raf kinase inhibitor-like protein — protein sequence MSRPRTVGNEAGKLTVDGRRGLRHPKSVTAVFRSLLGLPVLLAALTSCGRIPPTESILHKDPKMNTILLQSPAFADGGAIPKVYTCDGKDVSPPLEWSGVPDAAKSLALVVEDPDAPRGTWTHWVIFDVPASVRGLNEGVPAHERVTVAAGGETALQGKNDFKKTGYGGPCPPSGTHRYVFHLFALDAELGLGPKATRQDVLRSIKGHVLAQGELMGRYSR from the coding sequence ATGAGTCGGCCCCGTACGGTCGGCAACGAGGCGGGCAAGCTCACCGTCGATGGGCGCCGAGGGCTGCGCCATCCGAAGAGCGTCACCGCCGTATTTCGGTCTCTGCTCGGCCTGCCGGTCCTGCTCGCCGCCCTCACGTCCTGCGGTCGCATTCCACCCACCGAGTCGATCCTGCACAAGGACCCGAAGATGAACACCATCCTCCTCCAGAGCCCGGCCTTCGCCGACGGCGGGGCCATCCCGAAGGTGTACACGTGCGACGGCAAGGACGTCTCGCCCCCGCTGGAGTGGTCCGGCGTTCCGGACGCCGCCAAGTCCCTGGCCCTGGTCGTCGAGGACCCCGACGCCCCCAGGGGGACCTGGACGCATTGGGTGATCTTCGACGTCCCCGCCAGCGTCAGAGGACTCAATGAGGGTGTGCCGGCCCACGAGCGGGTCACGGTGGCGGCGGGCGGGGAGACCGCTCTTCAGGGCAAGAACGACTTCAAGAAGACCGGATACGGCGGCCCCTGTCCACCGAGCGGGACGCACCGCTACGTCTTCCACCTCTTCGCCCTCGACGCTGAACTGGGCCTTGGACCGAAGGCGACGAGGCAGGACGTACTCCGCTCGATCAAGGGCCACGTCCTCGCCCAAGGAGAGTTGATGGGCCGGTATTCGAGGTGA
- a CDS encoding OsmC family protein — protein sequence MSEHKATIDWKRETPDFAYQTYNRDHDWSFDAGVTVRASAAPAYLGSESCVDPEEAFVASLSSCHMLTFLAVAARRKYVVDAYHDEAVGVLEKDAGGRLAITRVTLMPQVSFSGEKTPGPEELRQLHDQAHHACFIANSVKTEIVVEPQ from the coding sequence ATGTCGGAACACAAGGCCACGATCGATTGGAAACGAGAGACGCCGGACTTCGCCTACCAGACGTACAACCGGGACCACGACTGGTCGTTCGATGCGGGTGTCACCGTCCGGGCCTCGGCCGCTCCCGCCTACCTGGGCAGTGAGTCGTGCGTCGATCCCGAGGAGGCGTTCGTCGCCAGCCTATCGAGTTGCCATATGCTCACCTTCCTGGCGGTCGCCGCCCGGAGGAAGTACGTCGTGGACGCCTACCACGACGAGGCGGTCGGCGTCCTGGAGAAGGACGCTGGGGGGCGGCTGGCGATCACCCGAGTGACACTCATGCCCCAGGTGAGTTTCAGTGGTGAGAAAACGCCCGGTCCCGAGGAACTCCGGCAACTCCACGACCAGGCCCACCACGCCTGCTTCATCGCCAACTCGGTGAAGACCGAGATCGTCGTGGAGCCGCAATAA
- a CDS encoding DUF2293 domain-containing protein yields MNTDDTTWTFAPGPTPNTVRASEGKILTAPGGWILLPPGDAGLTRRVKAAGDHWIVREKVGRRMFSRGVWAASATIDRIRAELEAERSTEGYAKKQEAAARRRGTAQAEYVEDFHGAVLAFLAFHSSHAELAGRLARAVADHATPVGSGTVARTKRIPVEQRAEAAVVAWMRHQTTGYDGMTIPKAKGERREVRRMLARRSQELLQRYRHGEPIGDDCPLRRALAVED; encoded by the coding sequence TTGAACACCGACGACACGACCTGGACTTTCGCCCCCGGCCCGACCCCGAATACGGTCCGGGCCTCGGAGGGCAAGATCCTCACCGCCCCGGGAGGCTGGATTCTCCTGCCGCCCGGGGACGCCGGACTGACCCGCCGGGTCAAGGCCGCCGGCGACCACTGGATCGTCCGGGAGAAGGTGGGCCGGAGGATGTTCTCACGGGGAGTCTGGGCGGCGTCGGCGACCATCGACCGGATTCGGGCCGAACTGGAGGCCGAGCGGTCCACCGAGGGCTACGCAAAGAAGCAGGAGGCCGCCGCCCGGCGTCGTGGAACGGCCCAGGCCGAGTACGTCGAGGACTTCCACGGTGCGGTGTTGGCGTTCCTGGCATTCCATTCGAGCCACGCCGAACTCGCCGGACGGCTGGCAAGAGCCGTCGCCGATCACGCCACGCCGGTCGGGAGCGGCACGGTCGCCAGGACGAAGCGAATCCCCGTCGAGCAGAGGGCCGAGGCCGCCGTCGTCGCCTGGATGCGTCATCAGACGACCGGCTACGACGGGATGACGATCCCGAAGGCCAAGGGCGAGCGGCGGGAGGTCCGCAGGATGCTGGCACGGCGATCGCAGGAGTTGTTGCAGCGGTATCGCCACGGGGAGCCGATCGGGGATGATTGTCCTCTGAGGCGGGCGTTGGCGGTCGAGGACTGA
- a CDS encoding TfoX/Sxy family protein has product MFGVLFRGRLYLKVDEQSKYDYESRGMEPFRPNERRALKSYCEVPPDVLAAPDALSSWGEEAVRAILVRRRGPRRRREPVNHGSGG; this is encoded by the coding sequence ATCTTCGGCGTCCTGTTCCGGGGCCGGCTCTACCTGAAGGTGGACGAGCAGTCGAAGTACGACTACGAATCCAGGGGCATGGAGCCGTTCCGCCCGAACGAGCGGCGGGCGCTCAAGTCCTATTGCGAGGTGCCGCCGGACGTCCTCGCCGCCCCCGATGCCCTGTCGTCCTGGGGCGAGGAGGCTGTCCGGGCCATCCTGGTTCGCCGACGTGGGCCTCGGAGGAGGCGGGAACCCGTTAACCATGGGTCAGGAGGGTGA
- a CDS encoding plasmid pRiA4b ORF-3 family protein, with the protein MARPKRPTARRSNPTDRNDVRLYTLEVFLLSGPIAEKFVEKNPVVSRTIQIRGDQTLEDLHNAIFDAFGRFDHHMYEFQFGEGPMDPKAPRYSLPEAFEADMSEEDPPAGRVDRTRIDSLGLEVGRSFGYWFDFGDDWWHQIDVEAIEDEVPVGKFPKVTKRVGKSPPQYLEEDD; encoded by the coding sequence ATGGCAAGACCCAAGCGACCGACGGCGAGACGATCCAACCCGACCGACCGGAATGACGTGCGCCTCTACACGCTGGAGGTCTTCCTCCTCAGCGGCCCGATCGCCGAGAAGTTCGTCGAGAAGAATCCGGTCGTCTCCCGCACCATCCAGATCCGGGGCGACCAAACGCTTGAGGACTTGCACAACGCCATCTTCGACGCCTTCGGCCGCTTCGACCACCACATGTACGAGTTCCAATTCGGCGAGGGGCCGATGGACCCGAAGGCCCCCCGGTACTCCTTGCCGGAAGCCTTCGAGGCGGACATGAGCGAGGAGGACCCACCGGCCGGCAGGGTGGACCGGACCCGCATCGACTCGCTGGGTCTGGAGGTGGGCCGCAGCTTCGGCTACTGGTTCGACTTCGGCGACGACTGGTGGCACCAGATCGACGTCGAGGCGATTGAGGACGAGGTCCCCGTCGGCAAGTTCCCGAAGGTGACCAAGCGGGTCGGGAAGAGCCCGCCACAGTATCTGGAGGAAGACGATTAG
- a CDS encoding SEC-C metal-binding domain-containing protein — translation MSEAHVKRGRRVVHGDKELHEKLGRNDPCPCGSGRLFKKCCRNSGFFRRR, via the coding sequence CTGAGCGAAGCCCACGTCAAGCGGGGCCGCCGGGTCGTACACGGCGACAAGGAACTCCACGAGAAGCTCGGCCGCAACGACCCATGCCCCTGCGGCAGCGGGCGGTTGTTCAAGAAGTGCTGCCGTAATTCGGGTTTCTTTCGACGGCGTTGA
- a CDS encoding ATP-grasp domain-containing protein, translating into MLLVLCRDPLEHSRPDRAFEAEVAAIDRLGLPYVLVDHDALVRGGDSARAVRRVSEQPETVLAVYRGWMVTPLQYRVLYDALAAKGIRLINSPEQYSHAHHLPENYPVIEGRTPRSVWLVGDLGIDRIMEALVPFGDAPVIVKDFVKSRKHEWAEACDIPSALDRSAVERVVGRFLELQAEYFAEGLDFREYVDFEPIGVHPKSRMPITEEYRIFWLDGEPLF; encoded by the coding sequence ATGCTACTCGTCCTCTGCCGTGACCCGCTGGAGCACTCCCGCCCCGACCGGGCGTTCGAGGCCGAGGTCGCCGCCATCGATCGGCTGGGCCTGCCTTACGTCCTCGTCGACCACGACGCCTTGGTTCGGGGCGGCGACTCCGCTCGGGCCGTGCGACGGGTGTCCGAACAGCCCGAGACGGTCCTCGCCGTTTACCGGGGATGGATGGTGACGCCGCTTCAGTACCGGGTCCTCTATGACGCCCTGGCCGCCAAGGGCATCCGCCTGATCAACAGCCCGGAGCAGTACAGCCACGCTCACCACCTGCCCGAGAATTACCCGGTGATCGAGGGGCGCACACCACGATCCGTATGGCTGGTGGGGGACTTGGGCATCGACCGCATCATGGAGGCCCTGGTCCCGTTCGGGGACGCCCCCGTGATCGTCAAAGACTTCGTGAAGAGCCGGAAGCACGAGTGGGCCGAGGCGTGCGACATCCCCTCGGCCTTGGATCGCAGCGCAGTCGAGCGGGTCGTCGGGCGATTCCTCGAACTCCAGGCCGAGTATTTCGCCGAGGGCTTGGACTTCCGGGAGTACGTCGACTTCGAGCCGATCGGCGTCCACCCGAAGAGCCGGATGCCGATCACGGAGGAGTACCGCATCTTCTGGCTCGATGGGGAGCCGCTCTTTTGA